From Verrucomicrobiia bacterium, the proteins below share one genomic window:
- a CDS encoding spermidine/putrescine ABC transporter substrate-binding protein, translated as MKRFLVLFALMAIAQPLFAASLKLNLFIWSEYIDPKIVAQFEKEQDCQVNIDLYEDAESMLAKMQGGGDSLYDVVVPPDHMVTAMIKLNLLAPLRHANIPNLTNLDTTFASPPYDRGNQYSVAYQWGTVGIFARQIPGQAPLKATWGIFFDAKQQAGSFVLIDSVRDLVGAALKYQGHSLNSTDPGQLKAARDLIIEAKKRCVGFEGSVGAKNKVLAHTARTAIVYSGEGVRGMTEDKETAYVIPVEGSQIWLDNLAVPAHAPHRDLAEKFINFILDAKIGAQLSGYTQFASPNRAAMPFIPEADRNNPAIYPSAETKAKLEFLEDLGGKTRLYDEVWTEIKAR; from the coding sequence ATGAAACGATTTTTGGTTTTATTCGCGTTGATGGCGATTGCGCAGCCTCTTTTCGCAGCTTCGCTAAAGCTGAATCTTTTCATCTGGAGCGAATATATTGATCCGAAAATTGTCGCGCAATTCGAGAAGGAACAGGATTGCCAGGTGAACATTGATCTTTATGAGGATGCGGAAAGCATGCTCGCCAAAATGCAGGGCGGCGGCGACTCGCTCTACGATGTCGTTGTGCCGCCGGACCACATGGTGACGGCTATGATCAAGTTGAATCTCCTCGCGCCATTGCGTCACGCGAACATCCCTAACCTGACGAATCTCGATACGACATTTGCCAGTCCGCCTTATGATCGTGGCAATCAATATAGCGTCGCGTATCAGTGGGGAACGGTTGGCATCTTTGCCCGGCAAATACCCGGGCAGGCGCCGTTGAAAGCGACGTGGGGAATTTTTTTTGATGCCAAACAGCAAGCCGGCTCTTTCGTGCTGATTGATTCAGTGCGCGATCTCGTGGGGGCGGCGTTGAAATATCAAGGTCACAGTCTTAATTCGACTGACCCGGGCCAACTCAAGGCGGCGCGCGATTTGATCATTGAGGCGAAGAAGCGGTGCGTCGGTTTTGAGGGCAGCGTGGGCGCGAAAAATAAGGTGCTCGCGCATACGGCACGCACGGCCATTGTTTATAGTGGCGAAGGCGTTCGGGGCATGACGGAGGACAAGGAAACGGCTTATGTGATTCCTGTCGAAGGCAGCCAGATTTGGCTCGATAATCTTGCGGTTCCGGCCCACGCACCGCATCGCGATTTGGCGGAGAAATTTATTAATTTCATTCTTGATGCGAAGATCGGGGCGCAGTTGTCGGGATATACTCAATTCGCTTCGCCGAATCGCGCGGCGATGCCGTTTATTCCCGAGGCGGATCGCAATAATCCCGCTATTTATCCTTCGGCAGAGACGAAAGCGAAACTCGAGTTTCTCGAAGACCTCGGCGGCAAGACGCGTCTCTATGATGAAGTGTGGACGGAGATAAAGGCGAGATAG